The following proteins come from a genomic window of Rutidosis leptorrhynchoides isolate AG116_Rl617_1_P2 chromosome 10, CSIRO_AGI_Rlap_v1, whole genome shotgun sequence:
- the LOC139872087 gene encoding protein BLISTER isoform X2, translating to MASDQVLPNSTASSKKQQQLEAGKKRLEEFRKKKAAAKKASSSNPASSSNGDVKVTKSLVSDTIQTPDTTSDSGLDFQVGKNEKITMDVNEAETHLNPISSLNNSSASLGQAYLTDGKLGHDAPYAVDPEKSKSLNNSEEKVDSYSNHFSSTKLEDALKNINEGHLKDFTHANPVTTQVSVTSNLGQYDQPANGPTYRDSSSESRKSIQDILANRYPPISSMDNRNHKNLFDQPAIESSSSLWTPESISTSFRSEANQTSMSSGLAGRSRPSFLDSLNVSKNSSNSLSDAETDKANPFSSKVYPVDAPVSSYNNTQSFMSSSVANHSDPFRRNEIDIDRRNDFNSTKQNEDFAALEQHIEDLTQEKFSLQRALEASRVLAESLATENSALTDTYNQQGGVVNQLKADMERLQEEIKAQMVELEAMRIEYGNAQLECGAADERAKLLASEVIGLEEKALRLRSNELKLERQLENLEAEMSSQKRRISSLEKERQDLQSTIEALQEEKKLMQSKLWKVPATGNSVDIKKSFAAKKEASTSTDDLDENEDTLAGTTNVQATVGESDASGIILNRNLGFDVTSSSIPQDQMRMIHNINTLISELSLEKEELMQALSTESSLSSKLKELNKELSHKLEVQTQRLELLTSQSMVMSDNNNIPSRKSTPHPVVDNTPYADEGDEVVERVLGWIMKLFPGGPSKRQTKHL from the exons atGGCATCCGATCAGGTACTGCCTAATTCAACCGCTTCGTCTAAAAAGCAACAACAATTGGAAGCTGGGAAGAAGCGG CTTGAGGAGTTCCGTAAGAAGAAAGCAGCAGCCAAAAAAGCTTCTTCAAGTAATCCCGCCTCTTCTTCTAACGGAGATGTAAAAGTGACCAAATCTTTAGTTTCTGATACTATTCAGACACCAGATACTACATCTGATTCAGGTTTAGATTTTCAAGTTGGAAAAAATGAAAAGATAACAATGGATGTTAATGAAGCTGAAACTCATTTGAATCCTATAAGCAGTCTCAATAACTCTTCTGCAAGTTTAGGGCAGGCATATTTAACTGATGGAAAGTTGGGCCATGATGCACCGTATGCGGTGGATCCCGAAAAAAGTAAATCTCTTAATAATTCAGAAGAGAAAGTTGATAGTTATTCCAATCATTTTAGTAGTACGAAGCTTGAAGATGCCCTTAAAAATATTAACGAAGGTCATCTAAAGGATTTTACTCATGCAAATCCTGTTACAACTCAAGTTTCAGTTACTAGCAATTTAGGTCAGTATGATCAACCTGCAAATGGACCAACATACAGAG ATTCTTCATCTGAATCTAGGAAATCTATACAAGATATACTGGCAAATCGTTATCCACCAATATCTTCAATGGATAACAGGAACCATAAGAACCTTTTCGATCAACCCGCCATTGAAAGTAGCTCATCTTTATGGACACCTGAGTCTATATCAACAAGCTTTAGATCTGAAGCTAATCAGACGTCCATGTCATCAGGCTTAGCTGGAAGATCACGTCCATCTTTCCTTGATTCTCTCAATGTGTCCAAAAACTCTTCAAATTCTCTTTCAGATGCAGAAACAGATAAAGCAAATCCTTTCAGTTCAAAAGTTTACCCTGTGGATGCTCCTGTTTCATCATATAATAACACACAAAGTTTCATGAGCTCTTCGGTTGCTAATCACAGTGACCCATTTAGGCGGAATGAAATTGATATCGATAGGAGGAACGATTTTAATTCTACCAAACAGAATGAAGATTTTGCTGCTTTGGAACAG CATATTGAAGACCTAACTCAAGAAAAGTTCTCTTTGCAACGAGCTTTGGAGGCTTCACGAGTTCTTGCAGAGTCTTTAGCAACTGAGAACTCAGCACTCACCGATACTTATAACCAACAG GGAGGTGTTGTCAACCAATTAAAGGCTGATATGGAGAGATTGCAGGAAGAAATTAAGGCTCAGATG GTGGAACTTGAGGCTATGAGGATTGAGTACGGGAATGCTCAGTTAGAATGTGGTGCAGCTGATGAACGTGCCAAGTTGTTAGCATCTGAAGTTATTGGTTTAGAAGAGAAG GCACTAAGACTGAGGTCTAACGAGCTGAAACTGGAGAGACAGTTGGAGAACTTAGAAGCTGAAATGTCCTCACAGAA GAGAAGAATATCTAGCCTGGAAAAGGAGCGTCAAGATCTCCAGTCCACTATTGAAGCTTTACAAGAAG AGAAAAAGCTAATGCAATCCAAGTTGTGGAAAGTACCCGCAACTGGGAATTCGGTAGATATTAAAAAGAGTTTTGCCGCTAAAAAGGAAGCATCAACTTCTACAGACGATCTTG ATGAGAACGAAGATACTTTAGCTGGTACCACGAACGTACAAGCTACAGTTGGTGAAAGTGATGCCTCTGGTATAATACTAAATAGGAATCTTGGTTTTGATGTTACATCTTCAAGTATACCACAAGATCAGATGAGAATGATTCATAACATCAACACATTAATTTCTGAG TTGTCATTGGAGAAAGAAGAATTAATGCAAGCGTTGTCAACTGAATCATCACTAAGTTCCAAGTTGAAG GAGTTGAACAAGGAATTATCGCATAAACTTGAAGTTCAAACGCAAAGATTAGAGTTATTGACTTCTCAGAGTATGGtgatgagtgataataataatatcccaTCAAGAAAGTCAACTCCTCACCCTGTGGTTGACAACACTCCGTATGCTGATGAAGGTGATGAG GTGGTGGAAAGAGTTTTAGGATGGATAATGAAGCTTTTTCCCGGAGGGCCATCAAAGCGGCAAACTAAGCATCTTTGA
- the LOC139872087 gene encoding protein BLISTER isoform X1 yields the protein MASDQVLPNSTASSKKQQQLEAGKKRLEEFRKKKAAAKKASSSNPASSSNGDVKVTKSLVSDTIQTPDTTSDSGLDFQVGKNEKITMDVNEAETHLNPISSLNNSSASLGQAYLTDGKLGHDAPYAVDPEKSKSLNNSEEKVDSYSNHFSSTKLEDALKNINEGHLKDFTHANPVTTQVSVTSNLGQYDQPANGPTYRDSSSESRKSIQDILANRYPPISSMDNRNHKNLFDQPAIESSSSLWTPESISTSFRSEANQTSMSSGLAGRSRPSFLDSLNVSKNSSNSLSDAETDKANPFSSKVYPVDAPVSSYNNTQSFMSSSVANHSDPFRRNEIDIDRRNDFNSTKQNEDFAALEQHIEDLTQEKFSLQRALEASRVLAESLATENSALTDTYNQQGGVVNQLKADMERLQEEIKAQMVELEAMRIEYGNAQLECGAADERAKLLASEVIGLEEKALRLRSNELKLERQLENLEAEMSSQKRRISSLEKERQDLQSTIEALQEEKKLMQSKLWKVPATGNSVDIKKSFAAKKEASTSTDDLVDENEDTLAGTTNVQATVGESDASGIILNRNLGFDVTSSSIPQDQMRMIHNINTLISELSLEKEELMQALSTESSLSSKLKELNKELSHKLEVQTQRLELLTSQSMVMSDNNNIPSRKSTPHPVVDNTPYADEGDEVVERVLGWIMKLFPGGPSKRQTKHL from the exons atGGCATCCGATCAGGTACTGCCTAATTCAACCGCTTCGTCTAAAAAGCAACAACAATTGGAAGCTGGGAAGAAGCGG CTTGAGGAGTTCCGTAAGAAGAAAGCAGCAGCCAAAAAAGCTTCTTCAAGTAATCCCGCCTCTTCTTCTAACGGAGATGTAAAAGTGACCAAATCTTTAGTTTCTGATACTATTCAGACACCAGATACTACATCTGATTCAGGTTTAGATTTTCAAGTTGGAAAAAATGAAAAGATAACAATGGATGTTAATGAAGCTGAAACTCATTTGAATCCTATAAGCAGTCTCAATAACTCTTCTGCAAGTTTAGGGCAGGCATATTTAACTGATGGAAAGTTGGGCCATGATGCACCGTATGCGGTGGATCCCGAAAAAAGTAAATCTCTTAATAATTCAGAAGAGAAAGTTGATAGTTATTCCAATCATTTTAGTAGTACGAAGCTTGAAGATGCCCTTAAAAATATTAACGAAGGTCATCTAAAGGATTTTACTCATGCAAATCCTGTTACAACTCAAGTTTCAGTTACTAGCAATTTAGGTCAGTATGATCAACCTGCAAATGGACCAACATACAGAG ATTCTTCATCTGAATCTAGGAAATCTATACAAGATATACTGGCAAATCGTTATCCACCAATATCTTCAATGGATAACAGGAACCATAAGAACCTTTTCGATCAACCCGCCATTGAAAGTAGCTCATCTTTATGGACACCTGAGTCTATATCAACAAGCTTTAGATCTGAAGCTAATCAGACGTCCATGTCATCAGGCTTAGCTGGAAGATCACGTCCATCTTTCCTTGATTCTCTCAATGTGTCCAAAAACTCTTCAAATTCTCTTTCAGATGCAGAAACAGATAAAGCAAATCCTTTCAGTTCAAAAGTTTACCCTGTGGATGCTCCTGTTTCATCATATAATAACACACAAAGTTTCATGAGCTCTTCGGTTGCTAATCACAGTGACCCATTTAGGCGGAATGAAATTGATATCGATAGGAGGAACGATTTTAATTCTACCAAACAGAATGAAGATTTTGCTGCTTTGGAACAG CATATTGAAGACCTAACTCAAGAAAAGTTCTCTTTGCAACGAGCTTTGGAGGCTTCACGAGTTCTTGCAGAGTCTTTAGCAACTGAGAACTCAGCACTCACCGATACTTATAACCAACAG GGAGGTGTTGTCAACCAATTAAAGGCTGATATGGAGAGATTGCAGGAAGAAATTAAGGCTCAGATG GTGGAACTTGAGGCTATGAGGATTGAGTACGGGAATGCTCAGTTAGAATGTGGTGCAGCTGATGAACGTGCCAAGTTGTTAGCATCTGAAGTTATTGGTTTAGAAGAGAAG GCACTAAGACTGAGGTCTAACGAGCTGAAACTGGAGAGACAGTTGGAGAACTTAGAAGCTGAAATGTCCTCACAGAA GAGAAGAATATCTAGCCTGGAAAAGGAGCGTCAAGATCTCCAGTCCACTATTGAAGCTTTACAAGAAG AGAAAAAGCTAATGCAATCCAAGTTGTGGAAAGTACCCGCAACTGGGAATTCGGTAGATATTAAAAAGAGTTTTGCCGCTAAAAAGGAAGCATCAACTTCTACAGACGATCTTG TAGATGAGAACGAAGATACTTTAGCTGGTACCACGAACGTACAAGCTACAGTTGGTGAAAGTGATGCCTCTGGTATAATACTAAATAGGAATCTTGGTTTTGATGTTACATCTTCAAGTATACCACAAGATCAGATGAGAATGATTCATAACATCAACACATTAATTTCTGAG TTGTCATTGGAGAAAGAAGAATTAATGCAAGCGTTGTCAACTGAATCATCACTAAGTTCCAAGTTGAAG GAGTTGAACAAGGAATTATCGCATAAACTTGAAGTTCAAACGCAAAGATTAGAGTTATTGACTTCTCAGAGTATGGtgatgagtgataataataatatcccaTCAAGAAAGTCAACTCCTCACCCTGTGGTTGACAACACTCCGTATGCTGATGAAGGTGATGAG GTGGTGGAAAGAGTTTTAGGATGGATAATGAAGCTTTTTCCCGGAGGGCCATCAAAGCGGCAAACTAAGCATCTTTGA